From the Syntrophorhabdaceae bacterium genome, one window contains:
- a CDS encoding 2-hydroxyacyl-CoA dehydratase family protein — MSEKLNSKQLSKKITDEYMEDAFRAHENGKLIGYSTAISPVELFVAHDVVPIYPENHAVANLTAKKGSQLCSITENLGYTSHLCAYARSDLAYRESGITVTKGIPEPDLFLACNAQCFTLTKWFQILARKGNLPVFVFDTPEYIMDKKAREEIVKYCVLQLKELIGFLEEVTKKRFDYDRLKEVMKYSAQSSILYKKFLDMAQYKPSPISIFDALIGMAIAVYRRGTPECVEYYQTLCDEIQAKVDQGIGVLPKEKEKYRLYWENLPVWFKFSDHAKLLGSYGGVILTSLYVHAWSFEFDLDKDPLVTLAENYVSRFSNSTIEDRVDMAMGYFKKYSMNGMIMFMNRSCKAVSFAVPTLKDILVR, encoded by the coding sequence ATGAGTGAGAAATTAAATTCAAAACAACTATCGAAAAAGATAACCGATGAATACATGGAAGATGCCTTCCGTGCGCATGAAAACGGAAAGCTCATCGGCTACTCAACGGCGATATCGCCGGTTGAGCTTTTTGTTGCCCACGACGTCGTTCCCATCTATCCTGAAAACCACGCTGTCGCGAACCTGACGGCGAAGAAGGGTTCCCAACTCTGTTCGATCACGGAAAACCTCGGCTACACGAGCCACCTCTGCGCATATGCCAGAAGCGACCTTGCGTACAGGGAATCAGGGATAACCGTAACGAAAGGCATCCCGGAGCCTGACCTCTTCCTCGCATGCAACGCGCAGTGCTTCACCCTGACAAAATGGTTCCAGATCCTTGCAAGAAAGGGCAACCTGCCGGTATTTGTCTTTGATACACCGGAATACATTATGGACAAGAAGGCGCGGGAAGAGATCGTAAAATATTGTGTCCTCCAGCTCAAGGAACTCATCGGTTTCCTCGAAGAGGTAACGAAGAAAAGATTCGACTACGACAGGCTGAAAGAGGTCATGAAATACTCCGCGCAGTCAAGCATCCTCTACAAGAAGTTCCTCGACATGGCGCAGTATAAGCCATCACCGATCAGTATCTTCGACGCCCTCATCGGTATGGCAATCGCCGTGTACCGGAGAGGCACGCCGGAATGCGTCGAATATTACCAGACGCTCTGTGATGAGATCCAGGCAAAGGTAGACCAGGGTATCGGCGTCCTGCCGAAAGAAAAGGAAAAATACCGTCTCTACTGGGAAAACCTGCCGGTCTGGTTCAAGTTCAGCGACCACGCGAAACTCCTCGGTTCTTACGGCGGCGTGATCCTCACGTCCCTCTACGTCCATGCATGGAGTTTCGAATTCGACCTCGACAAAGACCCGCTTGTCACCCTTGCCGAGAACTACGTATCAAGGTTCTCCAACTCCACCATCGAGGACCGTGTGGACATGGCAATGGGCTATTTCAAAAAGTACTCCATGAACGGCATGATCATGTTCATGAACAGAAGCTGCAAGGCGGTCTCCTTTGCGGTACCGACCCTGAAGGACATCCTCGTCAGGAA